One window from the genome of Nicotiana tomentosiformis chromosome 5, ASM39032v3, whole genome shotgun sequence encodes:
- the LOC108946139 gene encoding uncharacterized mitochondrial protein AtMg00820-like: MVFKLDPRQKICLPSQLSCLKLSKKYIKELLKDDDWITAMQEELHRFKRNKVWHLVPQPSDRTKIGTWWVFRNKLDEFGNKTRNKARLGVQDYNQEEGIDYYETFSPIARMEAIRILIVFASHMETKLIQMDVMSAFLNGYLKKEVFVKQHWI, from the coding sequence ATGGTATTCAAACTAGATCCAAGGCAAAAAATATGTttgccttctcagctttcttgtcTCAAATTGAGCAAAAAATATATTAAGGAATTATTGAAAGATGATGACTGGATTACTGCTATGCAAGAAGAGCTTCATCGGTTTAAAAGGAACAAAGTGTGGCACCTGGTTCCCCAGCCCTCAGATAGAACAAAGATTGGAACCTGGTGGGTGTTCAGAaataaacttgatgagtttggcaATAAAACAAGAAATAAAGCTAGGTTGGGGGTTCAAGATTACAATCAAGAAGAAGGTATTGACTACTATGAAACTTTTTCTCCTATTGCTAGAATGGAAGCCATAAGAATTCTCATTGtatttgcatctcatatggaaacCAAATTGATCCAAATGGATGTTAtgagtgcatttctgaatggataTTTGAAGAAGGAGGTTTTTGTCAAGCAGCACTGGATTTGA
- the LOC138892368 gene encoding uncharacterized protein has translation MDSGFSKHITGKMDNFLSLKALQGGSVSFGNGKKGYILGVGKIGKTLSHSIKNVYYVNGLECSLLSFSQICDKGNKVEFLSKSCTLTNLIIGEVVLIAKRFRNIYVAEFDSLNGGDLTRLSAIDDGAEL, from the coding sequence atggatagtggcttctCTAAACACATAACTGGAAAAATGGATAATTTCCTCTCACTCAAGGCCCTACAAGGtgggagtgtatcctttggaaatggcaaGAAGGGATACATTCTGGGCGTGGGAAAGATTGGCAAAACACTCTCCCACTCAATTAAAAATGTGTACTATGTAAATGGCTTGGAATGCAGCCTGTTGAGTTTCTCTCAAATCTGtgacaaaggaaacaaagtggaGTTCTTGTCAAAATCTTGTACTCTCACCAATCTCATAATTGGTGAAGTGGTTCTAATTGCAAAAAGGTTCAGGAACATCTATGTTGCAGAATTTGACTCTCTGAATGGTGGTGATCTTACACGCCTAAGTGCCATTGATGATGGTGCTGAGCTATGA